ATAAAAGGACAGTCAACAGGTATGTGGCCCAAAATGGCCATTGCAGATGAGCCAACTAGGAATGATAACCACAAGGGAAACCACACCACTCGTTCCTAGAGGATTTAATGGTGATGTCTCCATCTTCTAAATAGTTTCTCTCTTGGTCCAAGATAAAAGGCCACTacagaaagcaataaaaatgaaagtttatttttcaatcagaTAAGGGgttcatttgtttatttattttaattttctatgagTTGAACAtagatttaaattgttttaatttaacaaatgaATTGTGATCTATTATCATTTTCTATGAACTCCAACAACAGTTTCTGCTGATCCACTATTCTGCAAAAGCAATTATTTGCTCTTCCTTCACAATAGTTTAACAGACAAAAAACATACATGTGCATATTACGTGTTTGGCGAGGAATAGATCCTGAAACAGGAAACCTAACAATAAATGATAAACAGAAAATCCACAAGGCACATTCCAATAAGCGACACTCCATACTAGTTGAAGAACAAAGCTTAGATGAATACGATGCAGTACCTTTCTCCTAGATATTGTTCTTGTTAACTGTGCAGAAACCCCAAAATCTGCATGTCATATACCTCTATTGTTAACTCTGATATCTAACTGGAACTTGAACAGAAATGAATGGTGAACAATACTGGTCAGAATCAATGCAATTACCAAATCAGCTGAAAAAGAGAGTATTTAGTCATTTAATTCACAAAAGAACTTGATGAAGTTGTGCTAAAAGTACTCTCCGTTGGAAAATTGTTAGTACTTTGTTTTTAACTCAGAACACAGAAGTAACAAAAATAGCTAATGAATCTAAAATAGCACAGATTATCTACAATCGTAACCTTATGGAAATGTCTGATCAAACAACTTGCCAATACACTTGAATCAAATTCAAGCCAGTAAACATACTTCTGTATACAGACAGCTATGGGCTAATCTAATTAAATTCTAATGAGCAATAATTATAGCTCTGTTTAAAATACAAGCTAAGAGATGATTGCAACTATGTAAAAGAATCTTCTAAAGATAATTTGCTACATGATCTATTGCTGATCATTCTAGCaccaaaaataatacaaaagtcaGCACTATCTTGAATGAGAATGGCAAAACTCTCTTCATAGGTTTCCTCTCTTTTGACATTAAGATAAAATACAGGTATTCTATTTATAATATAGGCTACTTCAGAAATAAGATTTCACAAAATCATTACGAAATAGCCTGTTCCAGGGTTAATAAGGCTTACTACTGCATTATGCAGAAAGTTTGTGGGTGGCATATGGCACGCATTGGTAAAATTGGAAAATTTGCTGCCCCATCATTATGTAACGAATATTACGCATTGGAAGAAACATACCAAAAAATGATGCTGCAAACAGTCCAAATGAAATTTCTTTATGAAGGTATAAATAAGATGGCCTGTCAACAAGACAGCCAAGATAAATCATGATAGCACCAGGATGGTACACCAACCTGAAAACCCTAACCTTTACATTGCTAACAAGACAACTCCTTTCATTCCATGCTATAAATAGGGTAGCTACTTTTATGCTGGAAGTTAATGCATTTGCAGCTTCACAATTTTCCCAGAATTGGGTCCAGCTACGCTGCACCTGGCAATAGTCAAATCAAACAGAGGCAGAGTTACGGATCAGCTAGCAGTGACTTGCGTAGCAAAATGGATGTTacaacaaaaaagcaaaaaagaaaggtTCGTTCATCCTTATTACCTGCCACACAGAGACTAAGCTGGAAACTTCCAGCAAAGACctaatgaaagaaaacaaactaaCAACGAATACTTTTACTCTACCAATAATCTAGACATGAGCATTTCCCTTccttaaaatgatgaaatctgCTCCCATCCCTTACAATTATCTCCCTTCCAAACACTCTTGATATCATCTTGGTCACCTCATGACAATCCCAACAAACCCTCAGGTTCTTCACAATCCGAATGCAACTTCCAGGCCCTGTAACCAGAAGACCAAATGCAATAGCTAACCTCTCACTGTGCACCTTAATTGcattctccttttcttcctctCCAATATCATGTAAGACAGGTGAAACGTTGGGAACATAGCCAGCTGCTGCTAACCGAGTTTCAATTATTTCAAGCATCTTTTGTATCTCTAGAGACTGCTCATGCTCTCTATGCCCTGCAACAAATCGATGTACTTTTCCTCGGGCTTCTATCAAGCTCCAACCTGCAACTTTACTAGTGTTTCTCTCAGCCATCAATCTTCGAACTCTAACTACATCTTCCCATTTCCTGGAATTGGCATAAATACTAGCTAATTGCACATAATGTCCATCATAGGTTGGGTCCAGTTCTATTAGTCTATTCCCAATTTTTTCACCCAATTCTGCTAATCCATGAATCCTACAAGCACACAGAACCATTGCCCACAACACCGGGTCTGGTGAGATAGCCATGCTCTCAATCACTTTGATAGCCTCAAATACTAAACCAGCTCGTCCTAAGAGATCAACCATGCAGCCATAATGCTCCATCTCCGGCTCAATGCCATAGCTATCTGTCATCATCTGAAAATAATGTCTGCCCTCCTTAACCAAACCTGCTCGACTACAAGCATTCAGAACCCCCACAAAGGTTACATTCATGGGATGAAGTCCTTCATTTAAGAACCTCTCAAAGAGTGTGAGAGCATCCTTTCCAAGTCCATGCGAGGCCAATCCACAAATCATAACATTCCATGTAGAAACATCTCTTCGAGGCATGTTTTCAAACAAAAGCCTAGACTGTTCAATGCATCCACATTTTGCATACATGTCCAGAAGCGCAGTCCCGATGCTAATAGTCATCGGGAGACTCAAAGAATCTATAATTGAATGAATCGACTGACCATGTTCAAGCAAACTTAATTGTGCTGATGCTGAGAGCATTGTCACCAACGTGGCCTCATCTGGTACTAACCCACTCTCTCTCATCCTCTTAAAAGACTCTAAGGCTTCTCCAAGCTTCCCATTATGAACATA
The Populus nigra chromosome 3, ddPopNigr1.1, whole genome shotgun sequence genome window above contains:
- the LOC133689123 gene encoding pentatricopeptide repeat-containing protein At5g66520-like, which translates into the protein MILSRNLISLSQTKQAHARIIVSGLAGKASLMGHLLSFLAIFPSSPFDYSLSIYRTIKNPNVFASNNMIRCFAKSDMPLQSLALYSSVLRNCVRPNNYSFTFLLQACSKGLGLDEGVQVHGHVLKLGFGEDVYVRNALIHLYSSCCRTESSKQVFDESPHHCDVVTWNVMLAGFARDGQVSVVQKLFDEMPERDVISWNTMLMAYVHNGKLGEALESFKRMRESGLVPDEATLVTMLSASAQLSLLEHGQSIHSIIDSLSLPMTISIGTALLDMYAKCGCIEQSRLLFENMPRRDVSTWNVMICGLASHGLGKDALTLFERFLNEGLHPMNVTFVGVLNACSRAGLVKEGRHYFQMMTDSYGIEPEMEHYGCMVDLLGRAGLVFEAIKVIESMAISPDPVLWAMVLCACRIHGLAELGEKIGNRLIELDPTYDGHYVQLASIYANSRKWEDVVRVRRLMAERNTSKVAGWSLIEARGKVHRFVAGHREHEQSLEIQKMLEIIETRLAAAGYVPNVSPVLHDIGEEEKENAIKVHSERLAIAFGLLVTGPGSCIRIVKNLRVCWDCHEVTKMISRVFGREIIVRDGSRFHHFKEGKCSCLDYW